The sequence ATCAAGGCTCTATTTTCTTCTCAACCTCACCATCACTTGTTATGAtctgttttttgctttgttttattagaTCCATCCTAATAGTGTGAAATAGTATATCATGATCCACGTTTCCCTCACGActgatgatgttgaacatctcatgtgcttactggccacttgtatattttctttggagaaaggccttttcagattctttgcccatttttaaattgagttatttGTCTTCTTATTACTGAGTTGTAAGTGTTCTTTATAAATTCCAGATGCAGGTCCTTCATCAGatatgttgttgttttagtcactaagttgtgtcctacccttttgcggccccatgaactatatgccagactcctctgtctacgggaaatcccaggcaagaatactggagtgggttgctgttcccttctccagggaatcttcccgacccagggatcaaacccgggtctcctgctttggcaggtgtgttcctcaccactgaaccaccagggaagccctttatcagatacatgatctGCAAAAATGTTCTCCTATTCTATGGATTGCCTTTTAACTTTCTTGATTGTGAGTCTCTATGActcacaaaagttttaaatcttGATGATATCGAATTTACGTATTTCTTCTTTGGTTGTCTGTACTTTTAGTTCTTTGCCTAATCCAActctttttttaagagttttatcaCTAGCTCTCATGTTTAAGCCTGTGATCATTTAGAGTTAATTTTTTGGATATGATATGAGGAAGGGGTCCAACCACCTGGAGTTTCATCCCTGGACCACAAAGGTTTGGGCTAGGCCAGGGATGTGCCCCAGGGCCAATCAGGGGCCTGTGGGCAGGGCTTCCCACCATAACCCTTTCCTGCCCAGAGTGGCCCTGCCAGGGGAGGCACTGGCAGCATCTTTTCTGCTGGACCCTGTGTCCCCCCAGGCCCCCGATACTACCATGTTGCCCACCCtgtggggcagggtgggcagagCTGGGAAGGACCACATGGGAGGAGCAGGGGTTGGCTCATCCAGAAGCTGGACCAAGGACAGGAGAGATAATGAGACATCAATCTTAGGGGTGCCAGTGGTCAGAAGGGACTTGCTACCAGGCAGCATAGACCTGAGGACACCCCCCCGGAGGTGTCCTCCCTATCACAGTGGGAGCTTTCTGCTCTCGTGTCTAATTGTCAGGGGAACTTGTGGGGGGCAAGACACCCCAAACACACATTGATCTTGCACTTCAGGGTCCTGTCATGGGTGATGGGGTCTTGAAAGACTATGAAGTGTGGGCCATGGACCCTTCAAGCCATGtgagtttgttgttcagttgctcagttgtgtccgactctttgcaaccctatggattgcaaaATCAAAGAAACAGGTCAAAGCCAGGTCGGAGAAGCAGATCCGGGGGGCAGGTAAGAGTATGGGCTTCGCTGCCCCCTGGGCCCTGGACAAGGTACATGAGATGTCTGCCAAGGTGACAGCCTTGTTTCTGGGCTAAACTGAGAAAGACCCTCACCATTTGCCCACTACCCATTCACCCCCAACAGACACCCCGACACCGATTCCCCAGGGCCCGGGTCTCCAGGCCAGCCCTGCCCCTGTCAGCCATCCTTTCTGCTTCTCCAGACCAGCAGCCAGGGAGCCCTCAGTGACCACAGCTCCTCTGGACACCTCCACAGCCCTGTCCCCATTCAGCTGGGGCAGTGCCAGCACCAGCTCAGACAGAAGTCGCTGCCCTCGTGGGGCTCTGGCATCCCCTAGCCCTGGGGGGCCTGGGCCTCTGGCCTGGGATGGGGACTGGACCTATTTGTGAGTCCAGAGTCCCGCCTCCCAGGGCCAGGCTCCGCTCTGGGGCCTGCAGAGTGCCCTGGGGGCCCAGCCCCCGCTCCTGGTGACACAGACAGAGTGTCGGGGTGAAGGGCAGCGGGCCTTCTGGGAGGGTCAGTGACCTGAGCTCACATCCCCCAAGTGCTTTTCCCCGACGCCCATTGCTCAGGAAGCCAGGCTCCCGTTATCCTGGAGCAGGTAGCCCGGGTGTAGTGAGGGGCGGGCCCTGGACCCACTCGACTGGACCCCCAGCTCTGCTCCCTGGCCGTGTGCCTCCGTGTTCTCATCTGTAACCTGGGTCGATGAGAATGATCAACTTCCACAACGTGGAGTGCAGGTGAAATGGGACAAACCCGTGGAAGCACTCCACCCCGAGCTCAGCACCTGTGGGCCTGGATTCCTAGTAACTCAGCTGTCAGTACCTTGGTCACCCCAGCAGCCCCTGCAGAGCCCTGTTTCTGGCACATTTAACAGATGGGGAGTGAGGTTTGGCTGGGGGAGGTGATGGTCCCAAGGCTGCCAAGACAGCAGACATGCCGGCCCggtttctccagctccattcagGTCCTTCTCCAAGGTGGGGGCAGGTGTGGGGGGCACAGGGAAGCCCCCCTGCCCTGACCTCCAGCCCAGATTCCTCCTGAACCCTGGCCCAAGAGCCCCTCCActgatgggatttttttttgccCCATGGGAtcccttagtttcccaaccagggatcgaacctacgccccctgcattagaagcgcagggtcttaaccactggactgccagggatgtccCCGCTGATGGGATTTTGCCTCCTCCCTTAGGACAgagcccctggactgccaggttcCTTGCAGGGAGGTGGAGGACAAATCCTACTGAGACCTGAGCGTGGCCTGGGGGCCCGGCTGCCTGTCCCAGAATGCCCCTGCCCGAGCCCAGTGAGCAGGAAGGCGAGAGTGTGAAGGCCGGCCAGGAGCCCTCCCCTGAGCCCCCTCAGCCGGGCACAGATGTTGTCCCCGCAGCCCCCAAGAAACCCAGGAAGTTCTCCAAACTGGTCCTGCTGACAGCCTCCAAGGACAGTGCCAAAGTGGAAGGGGCCAAGCGCAAAGGCGTGCACTGCATCATGTCCCTGGGGGTGCCTGGCCCTGCCACCCTCGCCAAAGCCCTCCTGAAGATCCATCCTGAGGCTCAGCGGGCCATCGAGGCCGCCCCCCAGGAGCCTGAACAGAAACGCAGCAAGCTGGACACAGGTGAGGCCTGGGCCCAGCACGCAGGACAGGAGCAGGGCCTTCTGAGGGCTGACATCAGGGGGACCGCCAGGCTTGGCTGGCCTGGAGAGGGTGCATGTGCTGTGGACATTTGTGTCTGTCTAAATACGTCTCGGTGTGAATCTCCGCGTGTCTGTAGACCTCCatgcacatgtgcatgtatgtgtgtgtctaagGTTCTGTCTGTTTACGTGTGTATTTGCCCAGAAGGGTAACTTTGTGTGGGTccttgtgtgtctgtgttcttAGGCCTATTTCTCCCCTATTTCTGCATTTACATATTCATGTGTCTTTTTCGTGAGATGGGGGCATCCCCAGCCACCAGCCTAGAGTTCTCAGGGAACCTAAGGGACCCCTCAGGCTCCATCGCCTGCTAGACAGAGCCATCCTCAGGGAGTCAGGGAACCTGGAGCCCGGAGGCCCCTCTGCAGGGGGCCCGGCTCACCCTTGAGCCCTTCCTCTGGCCTGTTTCATTCCAAGTGCCTCCTCGTGTCCACCTGCCTCTCTGGGAGGagagggtccttcctggtgaccAGTGGGGAAGCAGGGCTCAGAGGAGCAAAGTCACCGCCCTGAGGCCATCAGTTGGTCCCTGCAAAGGATGGGGGCGCATCTGGCTTAGAGCCCGTCTCTCCAGCTGGGCTGGGTGGGACAGGCCATCCCCCGGGCTCCCTCCACACCAGCTGAGACCTCTGCTCACTTCTCAGATCACCCTGGGTTCTGGAGCCATGTAGGCCTCAACCCATAGGGCGCCTTTGTGAGAATTAGGATAAACCCACCTTCCTTGGACGCAGGGATGGGGCGTGGAACAGGGGCTACACGCAGGTTCCCAGGCGCCCCTGGGCAGGCGCTCATGGGCACCCTCGGCCTGCCCCTCCACCTTTACCTGCAGACCTGTCCACAGCGCTTCCCGCCTCCTGGCCTGTCCCCTGGCCAGGCAGTAGGGGTAGCAGCGGCTTCCTGGTGCTCAGCCCAGAATTGGCCTGAAGTTTTCTGGAAACAACCTCTGTGTCCCCGGGCCAGTGGCCTTTGCGAGCATGTCTGGAGTCAGCAGTTACTTCTCTAAGTCAGCCAACAGCTCCGCACCCCTCCCCTGGCAGCCGGGACCCCCAGGTTTGCCCCCCTACCCCTCCAACCCCTGTTCCTTTGACAACAGCCTgacccatccccttctcttccagatGGAGAAGAAGATGGGAGCTTAGCAGGGCCTtctgcccccagccccttggTGGACGGGGAGGAGTCCACCTCGGCCCTCGTCGAGCCCAGGGCGGCTCCATAGCCCTGACAACTGAGGGTGCGTCCTGCCCCGGTCAGTGAACTTGGCTGCGCCTTCTACACGTTCCACTGGGCTTCTCCTGGGGCTCAGCTCCTGACTGGTTTTCACTTTCAGCACTGTAATTTTTTCCCTCCCAATCAAGCATAATTTACTTttgtagcagaaaaaaaaattttttaagagaataaaagaagCTGTACACTAGGTCCCATCATAGATAGGCTTTTAAAATTCCATGACTCTGGATCCTTTGAGACCCCAGCTCCAACCGCCACCACCCCCcgtccccctcccctccacccccaccccggggccTCCCCTCTAGCACTTACCTCACCCTTCCTGGCCTGGACCATCTCTCAGACCGCGGAGGTCTCTGCAGGGGCCTCCATCCCCCAGGGCCTCATACTCCTCCTGGGCCTCCTCAGCGTGGACATCCAGCCTCTGACCCAGAGATGAGGTGGAGACTCGGAGGCCTCCTCTTTCTGCTGCCTTTGGTCTCCAGCCCAGAACCCCTGGGAAGTGGATCCTGCCTGTCCCTGGCTCTCCCTCCAGAGCTAGTCCGCAGGAGGCCTCAGCCCGCTCCTTCCTCCTGGACCCTCAGaaaggccacctcctccagggagccgcACAGGACTGACAGCCCCCCTGCACAGGGACTCTAACGTTCATGGCAGCCCCAGGTTCTGCTGAGGAGGTGGGCCTGCAGTCTGAGGGGGCACCCCAACAGAAGGGTATGGTGCCCCGTTGTGTTCCCTCTGGGTGGTGTGGGGGCTGAGGTAGATTCTTGGGAGCCTGAGCACCCCGCCTCCAGGTCCCTGGGGTGCTGCCCTGCTGTTGCCCTCCTTCAACCAGAAGTCAGGGTTCCTTGAGAAAAGGTgtcagcctggagaaggaaatgccaacccactccagtgttcttgcctggagaattccatggacagaggagcctggcaggcgacagtccatggggtcacagagtcacgactgagcgactgacacctTCAAGATGCTTCAGCCCACGTGCTCCTGTCATTTGGAAACTGCCTTTGAGCAAAacgaaatggatttttttttttttaaggcagagtTTAGAGGACTTCTGTTTTCAAGCaacattttccaaatttaatCTGTTATCTGTTGACTCCCTCTTGGGAAAAGTGAGTTATGTGGCATCTTCCTTGCCCAACTCTCCATTCTGCTGTTATTTTTACAGCGAGGTTGTCTGTAACATTTACATTCTGTACCCATAACTTGGAAAGTTCTTTTGTCTGGATTCTATATTTAAATAGATTCCCATCCCCCACCCTGGTTCTCCTTTCCTGAGGTCTGAGTCATCCCCGTGGTGGGCTGGTTCTGAGGGTGCTGAGGAGCTGGAGGGGACCGTTCGATGTTGGAGCAGGCCTGGAGAAGAGGCAGTGGGGagaggagccgacccctgcccctcAGCCTGGTCTTCAGGCAGTCCTGGCCTGAACAGGGTCCCAGCAGGCATCCACTCCCTTGAACTGTGCTGTGGCACCATCGACCCCTTCTGCAACTGCCAGGCAAGGCTGGAGTGGCACTCGGGGCCCCAGTGAGGGGGCCTGGTTGACTCGCTGGTCCCTGGAGGCTGCGTGGGGGATCAGCAAGGGGGTACCTCCCTCAGGGGGCCCAAGTTGCCCTGCCTGAAAGGTGGTCAGGACTGCGGGGCAGGAAGCCACTGCCCAGCCAGGATGGGAGCCCACATGCTGGATCTGgaggttttcttattttttaaattttgaaacattGCAAACTCCCATAGAAGTTGTGCAAGCATCCAGGGAGCACCACCTAGATTCACCTGCCCTTTCCCTCCTACTGCTTTCTTCCCCCTTGACTTCTTTCTTTGACACACCCAGACCAATATCGTATATTTTATTCTGtcttatattcattttaattcatatttatttggctgcagcaggtcttggttggggcacacaggatcttctgtGCCCCATGCGGGATcattagctgtggcatgtgggatctagttccctgaccaagaatcgaacccaggccggCTGCATTGGATGTGCAgactcttaaccgctggaccaccaggaagtcccacctTTGGAGAATCTTAATGTCTTTCCAGAGCAGGATACACAGGACCCAATGGTCAACAGATCACAGCCCAGGCTCCCAGAGCTAGACAGGAAGCACGGAACTTCCTGCGACAAGTCCATGAAAACTGGGGCTAAGGGCTGCCGGGGAAAAGGCCAGGAGCTCCTTAGCATATGACAGGGCCCTGGGGAAGGCCCGTGAAGGGAGCTGAAGGGTAAGGATGGCATGCTTGGGAGAGGCGAGACTTGGGCCCAGAGAGAAAAGGACAGGAAGGCCACGGGGCAGGCAGGATGGGCAGAGGCTAGTGGCCCAGAGCCCAGGGGCCTAGAGGCCACAGGTAGGTCCAGGTTCATGGAAGGTGGGGAAGGATTCTCCCAGAGGGGGAACCTAGTCAGTGTGGTTTTACAAAACTCACTGGACACCAGGAGGAGAACGGatgtgaggtggggtgggggcgtcCAAAGTGGGAGCTGAGAGAAGAGTCAGGAAGCCACCCCACACACAACTCCCTACACCCTGCCccagggaggaaagggagggggaagggagatgCTGGAAGGGGGCTGAAAAGGGCTCAGCGATGGCGGTCTCTTTCAGGGAACTGAGTTTGAGGGAGAGAGGATTGGCCTGCCTGgccggtagctcagtggtaaagaatctgcctgctaatgcaggagacccgggtttgagccctgatccaggaagatcccacatgcctcagaacaactaagcccgtgggccacaactactgagcctgtgctctagagctcaggaacCACAACTATTGCGCCCATGATCTGCAATTACTGAAGGCAGAGggccctagagccggtgctccggagcaagagaggccaccaaaaggagaagccccagcaaagcaatgaaaagtagcccccaccggctgcaactagagaaaaacgcTCGCAgtcacaaagacccagcacagccataaataaataaataaataataaaatttttaaaaatacataggaTGACGGtaccctttcttttaaaaaataacttgcaTTGGTCTTTCTTTCAAgctaaaaataatgtaatttatggtcatgaaataaataagaaaatattgattaagaaaaaatattacaaatatctCCAATAATTCCATcacctagaaggcaatggcaccccactgcagtactcttgcctggaaaatcccatggacggaggagcctggtaggctgcagtccttggtgtcgctaagagtcggggatgactgagcgacttcattttcacttttcactttcatgcattggagaaggaaatggcaacccactccagtattcttgcctggagaatcccagggacagaggagcctagtgggctgccgtctatggggccgcacagagtcggacacgactgaagtgacttagcagcagcagagataggtttgtaataaatatttttatattcagaaaattgGGATCATTccgttcctttttttttcttggacatTCCCTCTGACTtgcgggatcttaattccctccGGAGAGTCAAACCTGGGCAGCGGCAGTGACACACcgagtcctaacaactggacagccagggaatttcctattttttcttaatatattacaAAGGTCTTTCCAGCGTCCATTTTACAGCGTACCACAACGTACCGCCACAGGGGCGGTGATCATTCCTCCAGCCAGTCCCGCTGGACGTATCCCGTTCGTGTCCAGGTCGGTAACGATCCTCTCAAAAGTCTCGGGTGAGATAGCGGCTCCGGGGGAGGACACCGCTCCCAACATTTCCACCCGGCGCTCAGGCATCCTAGCCAACACCCGGCAACaccattgaaaagaaaatattaacaacGGGCCCCCTCCCCCCCGCTTCATTCGCCGGCACACCCCCCGCGTGTTTTCTCCTGGGGGCTGCCACCGCTAGCCTGGAGGGCCGGTCCAGAgatgccccctcccccgccccacgtGGCTGATGCTCCGGGCGGCCGGGAGGCGGCGCGCCCGGAGGCCGTCTGGCCCAGCGGACCCAGAACGCCCACTCACGCCCTTTGCGGCCGGGGCACTGGCTCCAAAGTGACttctgctgggggcagggaggattcCTCAGTGACGATCCGGCAGATCGCCGGCTATCCGAGATCCGTGCTCCCAGACCTTCTCCGACAGACCCTCCTACCCAAGTCGCAGACCCTCCTCCTCCGTGTCTGATTTGCCCCAGCAGGTACCGCTTCCAAGACACCACTTGACCCACTGTTTATTAAGATCTATGGCTTCTCCCCCCCACTCTCCTGCGGATAACTTAGGCTCAAGTATGCGCGGGCGGCGGTTTTTGTCGATTTCCGCACGGGAGGCGCTCCGGACGGACAGGCAGGGGTACCGGACGCGAAGCCCCGGCAAGGGGCGGAGGTGCGGGGATCCCGAGCTCCGAGCCGGAGGTCCAGCGGAGCTTTAGGCCCGAGAAGGAGGCGCAGGACGGAGAACGCGGATGGGAAAGGGGGCAAGAGAACGCAGGAAGGAGGGGATTCGACCAAGGTTGCGGAGACTGTGGGCAGGCTGGCCCCGCGCGACCTGGACCTGCACCTGCCCGGAGCGAGGGGACGAGGCTAGGAGCGAAGAAGGGAGGCGGAAAGAGGGTTGTCAGGCGAGCGGCATTTTCTAGAGGAGCAGTGCCTTCTTTCTGTCCACGTGAGGACGCGCGGCCAGAAGTCTGGGGGCTCCGGCCGGACGAAGGCGGAGCCGGGTTGGGCGGGCGGAGGGCTGGGAAGTGTCGCGGCGAGCAGAGAGCGCAGGCGCGGTGCGGGAGGGGAGCCGGGGCGTCGTTGCACCCGGGGCTGGTGAGAGGCAGGGCTGGCTTCAGCTCGAAGGATGCTGGACCA is a genomic window of Bubalus kerabau isolate K-KA32 ecotype Philippines breed swamp buffalo chromosome 23, PCC_UOA_SB_1v2, whole genome shotgun sequence containing:
- the FLYWCH2 gene encoding FLYWCH family member 2, producing MPLPEPSEQEGESVKAGQEPSPEPPQPGTDVVPAAPKKPRKFSKLVLLTASKDSAKVEGAKRKGVHCIMSLGVPGPATLAKALLKIHPEAQRAIEAAPQEPEQKRSKLDTDGEEDGSLAGPSAPSPLVDGEESTSALVEPRAAP